One Methylobacterium sp. 77 DNA window includes the following coding sequences:
- a CDS encoding pyridoxamine 5'-phosphate oxidase family protein yields the protein MASLYFDEHRALQEEYNTVKLAERLDTGWVHDEVSPDEAAFIGSRDMFFLSTVDPDGMPTVSYKGGSPGFVKVIDSHTIVFPGFDGNGMWYSMGNIEGQAKVGLLFIDFETPHRVRVQGHARMLRDDPLMAEYTEAKYLVRIEVTKAWVNCPRYIHKYQKVSQNRYVPTPEKVTPLALWKRLDMVGDVISDEDKARVEEEGKLALSEYEARVARGDS from the coding sequence ATGGCATCGCTGTATTTCGACGAGCACCGTGCGCTTCAGGAAGAGTACAACACCGTCAAGCTCGCTGAGCGTCTCGATACCGGCTGGGTCCATGATGAGGTCAGCCCCGACGAGGCGGCATTCATCGGCAGCCGCGACATGTTCTTCCTGTCCACCGTCGATCCCGATGGCATGCCCACCGTCTCCTACAAGGGCGGCAGCCCCGGCTTCGTGAAGGTGATCGACTCCCACACGATCGTATTCCCGGGCTTCGACGGCAACGGCATGTGGTACTCGATGGGCAACATCGAGGGTCAGGCGAAGGTCGGCCTGCTGTTCATCGACTTCGAGACCCCACACCGGGTCCGCGTCCAGGGCCATGCCCGGATGCTGCGCGATGACCCGCTGATGGCCGAGTATACCGAGGCGAAGTATCTCGTCCGGATCGAGGTGACGAAGGCCTGGGTCAATTGCCCGCGCTACATCCACAAGTACCAGAAAGTCTCTCAGAACAGGTACGTCCCGACCCCTGAGAAAGTGACGCCGCTCGCTCTGTGGAAGCGCCTCGACATGGTCGGCGACGTGATCTCGGACGAGGACAAGGCCAGGGTCGAGGAGGAAGGCAAGCTCGCTCTGTCGGAATACGAGGCGCGCGTGGCGCGCGGCGACAGCTGA
- the ilvC gene encoding ketol-acid reductoisomerase codes for MRVYYDRDADLNLIKGKKVVIVGYGSQGHAHALNLRDSGVKGIVIALREGSATAKKAEHEGFTVMNVADAAKQADVVMMLTPDELQGDIYKESLEPNMKQGAALLFAHGLNVHFNLIEPRKDLDVLMVAPKGPGHTVRGEYLKGGGVPTLIAIAQDASGNAHDLGLSYASANGGGRAGIIETTFKEECETDLFGEQAVLCGGLVELIKAGFETLVEGGYAPEMAYFECLHEVKLIVDLIYEGGIANMNYSISNTAEYGEYVTGPRIVTAETKAEMKRVLDDIQSGKFTRDWMLENKVGQTSFKATRAKLARHPIEEVGSKLRGMMPWISEKALVDKSKN; via the coding sequence ATGCGGGTCTATTACGATCGTGACGCCGACCTCAACCTGATCAAGGGCAAGAAGGTCGTCATCGTCGGCTACGGCAGCCAGGGCCATGCTCACGCGCTGAATCTGCGCGATTCCGGCGTGAAGGGCATCGTCATTGCGCTCCGCGAGGGTTCGGCCACCGCCAAGAAGGCGGAGCACGAGGGCTTCACGGTGATGAACGTCGCCGACGCCGCCAAGCAGGCCGACGTCGTCATGATGCTCACCCCCGACGAGTTGCAGGGTGACATCTACAAGGAGTCGCTCGAGCCGAACATGAAGCAGGGCGCCGCCCTCCTGTTCGCCCACGGCCTCAACGTCCACTTCAACCTCATCGAGCCCCGCAAGGACCTCGACGTGCTCATGGTCGCCCCCAAGGGCCCCGGCCACACCGTGCGCGGCGAGTACCTCAAGGGCGGCGGCGTGCCGACCCTGATCGCCATCGCGCAGGACGCCTCGGGCAATGCCCACGACCTCGGCCTGTCCTACGCCTCGGCCAATGGCGGCGGCCGCGCCGGCATCATTGAGACCACCTTCAAGGAAGAGTGCGAGACCGATCTGTTCGGCGAACAGGCCGTGCTCTGCGGCGGCCTCGTCGAGCTCATCAAGGCTGGCTTCGAGACCCTGGTCGAGGGCGGCTACGCCCCCGAGATGGCCTATTTCGAGTGCCTCCACGAGGTGAAGCTCATCGTCGACCTCATCTACGAGGGCGGCATCGCCAACATGAACTACTCGATCTCCAACACCGCCGAATACGGCGAATACGTCACCGGGCCCCGCATCGTCACTGCCGAGACCAAGGCCGAGATGAAGCGCGTGCTGGACGACATTCAGTCGGGCAAGTTCACCCGCGACTGGATGCTGGAGAACAAGGTCGGCCAGACCTCGTTCAAGGCCACCCGCGCCAAGCTCGCCCGTCACCCGATCGAGGAAGTCGGCTCGAAGCTCCGTGGCATGATGCCGTGGATCTCCGAGAAGGCACTCGTCGACAAGTCCAAGAACTGA
- a CDS encoding glutathione S-transferase N-terminal domain-containing protein — protein sequence MTTLYYSPGACSLASHIALEETGTTFETVRIDLAKGDQRAPAYLAINERGRVPALVEDAWLLTENTAILRHVARLNPDAGLWPEAPRDQARAEEWLAWMSTSHHIAYAHVRRPERYTTDEEAFPAIRAKGADTCGDLFTMTDVRLSNGGWALGEHYSVVDPYLLLFWTWGRGPALGFDMAERFPHWTAHARAMAARPAVQAVFAREGLDLPA from the coding sequence ATGACCACTCTTTACTACTCCCCGGGCGCCTGTTCGCTCGCCTCGCACATCGCCCTGGAGGAAACCGGCACGACCTTCGAGACGGTCCGTATCGACCTTGCCAAGGGCGACCAGCGGGCTCCGGCCTATCTCGCGATCAACGAGCGCGGCCGCGTCCCGGCCCTGGTCGAGGACGCCTGGTTGCTCACCGAGAACACGGCGATCCTTCGCCACGTGGCGCGGCTCAACCCGGACGCGGGGCTGTGGCCGGAGGCTCCGCGGGACCAGGCGCGAGCGGAGGAATGGCTCGCCTGGATGTCGACGAGCCATCACATCGCCTACGCCCATGTCCGCCGGCCGGAGCGTTACACCACCGACGAGGAGGCGTTTCCCGCAATTCGCGCCAAGGGCGCGGACACCTGCGGCGACCTCTTCACCATGACCGACGTGCGGCTCTCGAACGGCGGATGGGCCTTGGGCGAACACTACAGCGTGGTCGATCCCTACCTTCTGCTGTTCTGGACCTGGGGCCGCGGCCCGGCCCTCGGATTCGACATGGCGGAGCGTTTTCCGCATTGGACCGCGCATGCCCGTGCCATGGCGGCGCGACCGGCCGTACAGGCCGTCTTCGCTCGCGAAGGCCTCGACCTGCCGGCCTAA
- the ilvN gene encoding acetolactate synthase small subunit, with product MNAMNTHYPDAGRVEPINRHTLAVIVDNEPGVLARIAGMFSGRGYNIESLTVSETEVARHISRITIVTTGTDAVIQQIKAQLDRLVPVHRVVDLTLQGRSLERELCLVKVAGTGEHRTESLTLAAAFGAKTLDATLTSFVFEVTGATEEIDRFIGLMTVIGLVEISRTGIAAMGRGSEAM from the coding sequence ATGAACGCCATGAACACGCACTACCCCGATGCTGGCCGGGTGGAGCCGATCAACCGGCACACGCTCGCCGTCATCGTCGACAACGAGCCGGGCGTCCTCGCGCGAATCGCGGGGATGTTTTCGGGGCGCGGCTACAACATCGAGAGCCTGACGGTGTCCGAGACGGAGGTGGCGCGCCACATCTCGCGCATCACCATCGTGACCACCGGCACGGATGCGGTGATCCAGCAGATCAAGGCACAGCTCGACCGGCTCGTGCCGGTCCACCGCGTCGTGGACCTCACCCTTCAGGGTCGCTCCCTAGAGCGCGAACTCTGCCTCGTGAAGGTGGCCGGCACGGGCGAGCACCGCACCGAATCGCTCACCCTCGCCGCCGCGTTCGGGGCCAAGACCCTGGACGCGACCCTCACGTCCTTCGTCTTCGAGGTGACCGGCGCGACGGAGGAAATCGATCGCTTCATCGGCCTGATGACGGTGATCGGCCTCGTGGAGATCTCCCGCACGGGGATCGCCGCCATGGGGCGCGGGTCCGAGGCGATGTGA